One Candidatus Korarchaeota archaeon NZ13-K DNA segment encodes these proteins:
- a CDS encoding carboxypeptidase M32 — translation MCARFTSPEIKELLARYRDIWSIEYALSLLGWDMETYMPPAASAERGEVRGILETQIQRIYTHPEFIGLVEGAKPQNEFEEGVIRVLKRRIKYYTRLPREFIEEEERTVTRAFQDWREARAKSDFSIFMPTLERIVDLQRRKAEYLGYEDHPYDALLDIYEEGLNLRKCERMLAVVNEISDLFKRLRERYPERHPIEEIEYDELFVRRLVDHVLTELGFDRSRARVDTSPHPFTVNMGLHDVRITVRYEGRDFKRPLMAAVHEFGHASYEMNIDEELRATPLQRGASLGFHESQSRFWENVVGRSRTFVRRFHEAMVMAIPELRGYDEEDIYEYLTMVRPELIRVEADEVQYPLHISLRFDLERGLVEGSVSVRELPEIWNDRMEELIGIRPPNDSLGVLQDIHWAHATIGYFPTYAIGSMIASQLYYRLNLRGAVEEGRYGEIMSVLREKVHRYGSTYHPDELLRRATGEQLNPEYFLNYLREKYFG, via the coding sequence ATGTGCGCGCGTTTCACGTCCCCGGAGATAAAGGAGCTACTAGCTAGGTACAGGGACATCTGGTCTATTGAGTATGCTCTCTCGCTCCTTGGTTGGGACATGGAGACCTACATGCCCCCCGCGGCGTCCGCGGAGAGGGGTGAGGTGAGGGGGATCCTTGAGACCCAGATACAGAGGATCTACACGCACCCCGAGTTCATAGGACTCGTCGAGGGTGCAAAACCTCAGAACGAGTTCGAGGAGGGTGTGATAAGGGTGCTGAAGAGGAGGATAAAGTACTACACGAGGCTGCCGAGGGAGTTCATAGAGGAGGAGGAGAGGACCGTGACCAGGGCCTTCCAAGACTGGAGGGAGGCGAGGGCGAAGTCGGACTTCTCCATATTCATGCCAACCCTGGAGAGGATAGTGGACCTGCAGCGGAGGAAGGCTGAGTACCTTGGCTACGAGGACCATCCTTACGACGCCCTACTGGACATATACGAGGAGGGGCTGAACCTCAGGAAGTGCGAGAGGATGCTAGCGGTCGTCAATGAGATATCCGACCTCTTCAAGAGGCTTAGGGAGAGGTATCCGGAGAGGCACCCGATAGAGGAGATCGAATACGATGAGCTCTTCGTCCGCAGACTTGTGGATCACGTCCTGACCGAGCTGGGATTCGATCGCTCCAGGGCGAGGGTGGACACATCTCCGCATCCCTTCACCGTCAACATGGGCCTCCACGATGTCAGGATAACCGTCAGGTACGAGGGGAGAGATTTCAAGAGGCCTCTAATGGCCGCGGTGCACGAGTTCGGTCATGCGAGCTATGAGATGAACATAGACGAGGAGCTTAGGGCAACCCCACTGCAGAGAGGAGCCTCCCTCGGCTTTCACGAGTCTCAATCCAGGTTCTGGGAGAACGTGGTCGGCAGGTCCAGGACGTTCGTGAGGAGGTTCCACGAAGCCATGGTCATGGCCATACCGGAGCTGAGGGGATACGACGAGGAGGACATATACGAGTACCTGACGATGGTGAGGCCGGAGCTGATAAGGGTGGAGGCGGACGAGGTTCAGTACCCCCTCCACATAAGCCTCAGGTTCGATCTCGAGAGGGGGTTGGTGGAGGGAAGCGTGAGCGTGAGGGAGCTCCCGGAGATCTGGAATGATAGGATGGAGGAGCTCATAGGGATTAGACCACCCAACGACAGCCTCGGGGTGCTACAAGACATCCACTGGGCCCACGCGACCATAGGATACTTCCCCACGTACGCTATAGGCAGCATGATAGCATCGCAGCTCTACTACAGGCTGAACCTCAGGGGAGCGGTCGAGGAGGGGAGGTACGGTGAGATCATGAGCGTCCTGAGGGAGAAGGTACACAGGTACGGATCGACCTACCACCCCGATGAGCTCCTGAGGAGGGCGACCGGGGAGCAGCTGAACCCCGAGTACTTCCTCAACTACCT